In Patulibacter sp. SYSU D01012, a single window of DNA contains:
- a CDS encoding DEAD/DEAH box helicase has translation MLVALDVFTPQVAEWFTRAFDRPTPVQEQAWPLIAGGEHVLISAPTGSGKTIAAFLYGLDRLSAQPLPDDERRVRLLYVSPLKALSHDVDRNLRAPLRGIAAAAGEDAAQIKVALRTGDTPQRERAAMRRKPPDVLITTPESLFLMLTSGAREMLTGVETVIVDEIHAVAGTKRGSHLALTLERLSALRGTTGELRGSWAGEEVQRVGLSATQNPLEEVGRFLVGPGRQCRIVETGEKKRMDLRIQVPVESMTELDTTPAGAPKRPETDGIDDTTMPLADPDDPDASDDDFVPDGGANVAIAPDPLEPVPGGEATRNSIWPAMYPEILDLVEQHRSTIVFVNSRRSAERLALRLNELAEQRAEDQAREAGTDDPAQNPDARWDEDPDAARARRDGDLRRLIAGRDGVVPGDETPEDDDDPDAAARERELRARAEAAGRAGTWAAARAHDPDEEITLTGPDRHAQIQPLLPRPAPGARAGGTPNGATPGAAAPSGPTPDGAASPTGGASDADSGGGPAGSQTRVIGVAPTGPHAVEVARAHHGSLSREEREVVEELLKAGKLPCLVATSSLELGIDMGSVDLVLQIESPKSVAAGLQRIGRAGHGVGETAKGRIFPKFRADLLECAVVVRRMREGLIEPTVVPRNPLDVLAQQIVAIAASADEDEGVTVDDVFALVTRTYPYAELPRELFERTLDMLDGRYPSQDFAELRPRVVWDRVGGTIRPRKGAGRLAIANAGTIPDRGLYRVVLPDGRRVGELDEEMVYEARAGQTFLLGASTWRIEEIGRDKVVVTPAPGAPGAVPFWRGDQRGRPKALGEAIGAFSRWAVDQDESVLERDYDLDPLAARNLRDFLIEQQDATGVVPSDTTLVIERFKDEIGDWRVCLLSPYGGRVHAAWGLAVSRQIRDELGLEADAIWSDDGIIIHLPDVDEPVDGDPEGRGDAWGRIVELLVPEPDEVEDLIVSELGTSALFGARFRENAGRALLIPRARPGQRTPLWQQRLKAQTLLEVAQTFPDFPVILETYRECLRDVLDVPGLVDLLGKLQAREVTLVEVETQTASPMASSLLFDYIATYMYEGDAPNAERRAAALSLDRDLLRELLGQDELRELLDEGALAQLEADLQHRSPRTRAGNEDALAEVLRRVGDLTDAEVAERVAPPEGGDAAATAAAWLETLDRHRRAIRMRIGGELRWIAADDAGLYRDALGAVPPGGLPETFLADVPDPYRRLVVRYAATHGPFVDHELRDRYGVDPTPVLRELLREDLLVRGEIRPGGTETEHCDPEVLRRLRRMSLAVLRQEIEPVDPRALVPFSLTWQGIDRYRPAGAGPDRLREALVPLQGLALPVELWENEVLPRRLGAYSPAWLDGLCASGEVVWVGAGALGRSAGKVALYFREDIAAIGPPMGRAVRDPSLSLPAAGAPGVRPTRDAETGPSGPAHEALRALLATRPAFFAEMLGALPEHAEHLRDALWDLVWAGEVTCDVFAPLRAGRAGMKAAAPRATTTARSRGARRRFGPRAATAPSATQGRFSLTAPLFAPLGDAVDDPGQRRRVIAELLLERHGIVTREHVRAEGISGGFSTLYDSFGALETLGVCRRGYFVEGLGGAQFALPGAVERLRGQSVPTRGPGGEVSALDAAGQPLPATTLDATDPAQPYGTLLRWPEVPDEAPDAFPRRPATATTPHPQRSLGARVVVVGPDPVLFCDRSGKSLQTLVAYDDPRLPVAFAALVEAVSTGKAGGLPRKGLQLERIDGLEVIGHPLEGLLPAAGFRAAPTKYLARA, from the coding sequence ATGCTCGTGGCGCTCGACGTCTTCACCCCCCAGGTCGCGGAGTGGTTCACCCGCGCGTTCGACCGTCCGACCCCCGTGCAGGAGCAGGCCTGGCCGCTCATCGCGGGCGGCGAGCACGTGCTGATCTCGGCGCCGACGGGCTCGGGCAAGACGATCGCGGCGTTCCTCTACGGCCTCGACCGGCTCTCCGCCCAGCCGCTGCCCGACGACGAGCGGCGCGTGCGGCTGCTGTACGTCTCGCCGCTGAAGGCGCTCAGCCACGACGTCGACCGCAACCTGCGCGCGCCCCTGCGCGGCATCGCGGCCGCGGCGGGCGAGGACGCGGCGCAGATCAAGGTGGCGCTGCGCACCGGCGACACCCCGCAGCGCGAGCGCGCCGCCATGCGCCGCAAGCCGCCGGACGTCCTCATCACGACGCCCGAGTCGCTCTTCCTCATGCTCACCTCGGGCGCGCGGGAGATGCTGACCGGCGTCGAGACGGTGATCGTCGACGAGATCCACGCCGTCGCGGGGACGAAGCGCGGCAGCCACCTGGCGCTCACGCTCGAACGCCTCTCCGCGCTGCGCGGGACCACCGGCGAGCTGCGCGGCTCGTGGGCCGGCGAGGAGGTCCAGCGCGTCGGCCTGTCCGCCACGCAGAACCCGCTGGAGGAGGTCGGGCGCTTCCTCGTCGGCCCCGGCCGCCAGTGCCGCATCGTCGAGACGGGCGAGAAGAAGCGCATGGACCTGCGCATCCAGGTCCCCGTCGAGTCGATGACCGAGCTCGACACGACGCCGGCGGGTGCGCCGAAGCGGCCGGAGACGGACGGCATCGACGACACGACGATGCCGCTCGCCGACCCGGACGACCCCGACGCGTCCGACGACGACTTCGTCCCCGACGGCGGCGCCAACGTCGCGATCGCCCCCGACCCGCTCGAGCCGGTGCCGGGCGGCGAGGCCACGCGCAACTCGATCTGGCCGGCGATGTACCCGGAGATCCTCGACCTGGTCGAGCAGCACCGGTCGACCATCGTCTTCGTCAACTCGCGCCGCTCCGCCGAGCGCCTGGCGCTCCGGCTGAACGAGCTGGCGGAGCAGCGCGCCGAGGACCAGGCCCGCGAGGCCGGCACCGACGACCCCGCGCAGAACCCGGACGCCCGCTGGGACGAGGACCCCGACGCCGCCCGCGCACGCCGCGACGGCGATCTGCGGCGCCTGATCGCCGGCCGCGACGGCGTGGTGCCGGGCGACGAGACGCCCGAGGACGACGACGATCCCGACGCCGCGGCGCGCGAGCGCGAGCTGCGCGCCCGCGCCGAGGCGGCGGGCCGGGCGGGCACGTGGGCCGCCGCCCGCGCGCACGATCCCGACGAGGAGATCACGCTCACGGGCCCGGACCGTCACGCGCAGATCCAGCCGCTCCTGCCGCGCCCCGCGCCGGGCGCCCGCGCCGGTGGGACGCCGAACGGCGCCACGCCCGGCGCCGCGGCGCCGAGCGGCCCGACGCCCGACGGCGCGGCGTCCCCGACCGGCGGTGCTTCCGACGCCGACAGCGGGGGCGGTCCCGCCGGCAGCCAGACCCGCGTGATCGGTGTCGCGCCGACCGGCCCGCACGCCGTCGAGGTGGCGCGCGCCCACCACGGCTCCCTCTCCCGCGAGGAGCGCGAGGTCGTCGAGGAGCTGCTGAAGGCCGGCAAGCTGCCGTGCCTGGTGGCGACGAGCTCGCTCGAGCTCGGCATCGACATGGGCTCGGTCGACCTCGTCCTGCAGATCGAGTCGCCGAAGTCGGTCGCCGCGGGCCTGCAGCGCATCGGCCGCGCGGGCCACGGCGTGGGAGAGACCGCGAAGGGCCGGATCTTCCCGAAGTTCCGCGCCGACCTGCTCGAGTGCGCCGTCGTCGTGCGGCGGATGCGCGAGGGGCTGATCGAGCCGACGGTCGTCCCGCGCAACCCGCTCGACGTGCTGGCGCAGCAGATCGTCGCGATCGCGGCGTCCGCCGACGAGGACGAGGGCGTCACGGTCGACGACGTCTTCGCGCTCGTCACGCGCACCTACCCCTACGCCGAGCTGCCGCGCGAGCTGTTCGAGCGCACGCTGGACATGCTCGACGGTCGCTACCCGTCGCAGGACTTCGCCGAGCTGCGCCCACGCGTCGTCTGGGACCGCGTCGGCGGGACGATCCGCCCGCGCAAGGGCGCCGGCCGCCTGGCCATCGCCAACGCCGGCACCATCCCCGACCGCGGCCTGTACCGCGTCGTCCTGCCCGACGGCCGCCGCGTCGGCGAGCTCGACGAGGAGATGGTCTACGAGGCCCGCGCGGGGCAGACGTTCCTGCTGGGCGCGTCGACCTGGCGGATCGAGGAGATCGGCCGCGACAAGGTCGTCGTCACCCCGGCGCCGGGCGCCCCGGGCGCGGTGCCGTTCTGGCGCGGCGACCAGCGCGGCCGGCCGAAGGCGCTCGGCGAGGCGATCGGCGCGTTCTCGCGCTGGGCCGTCGACCAGGACGAGAGCGTCCTGGAGCGCGACTACGACCTGGACCCGCTCGCGGCCCGCAACCTGCGCGACTTCCTCATCGAGCAGCAGGACGCCACCGGCGTGGTGCCGTCCGACACGACGCTCGTCATCGAGCGCTTCAAGGACGAGATCGGCGACTGGCGCGTCTGCCTGCTCTCGCCGTACGGCGGCCGCGTGCACGCCGCCTGGGGCCTGGCGGTCTCGCGACAGATCCGCGACGAGCTGGGCCTCGAGGCGGACGCGATCTGGTCGGACGACGGGATCATCATCCACCTGCCCGACGTCGACGAGCCGGTCGACGGGGACCCCGAGGGCCGGGGCGACGCGTGGGGCCGGATCGTCGAGCTGCTCGTCCCCGAGCCGGACGAGGTCGAGGACCTCATCGTCTCCGAGCTCGGCACGTCCGCCCTCTTCGGCGCGCGCTTCCGCGAGAACGCCGGCCGCGCGCTGCTCATCCCGCGCGCCCGCCCGGGGCAGCGCACGCCGCTGTGGCAGCAGCGGCTGAAGGCCCAGACGCTGCTCGAGGTCGCGCAGACGTTCCCGGACTTCCCGGTCATCCTCGAGACGTACCGCGAGTGCCTGCGCGACGTCCTCGACGTCCCCGGCCTGGTCGACCTGCTCGGCAAGCTGCAGGCCCGCGAGGTGACGCTCGTCGAGGTCGAGACGCAGACGGCGTCGCCGATGGCGAGCTCGCTGCTCTTCGACTACATCGCCACGTACATGTACGAGGGCGACGCGCCGAACGCCGAGCGGCGCGCGGCGGCCCTCTCGCTGGACCGCGACCTGTTGCGCGAGCTGCTGGGGCAGGACGAGCTGCGCGAGCTGCTCGACGAGGGCGCGCTGGCGCAGCTCGAGGCCGACCTGCAGCACCGCTCGCCGCGGACCCGGGCCGGCAACGAGGACGCCCTGGCCGAGGTGCTGCGCCGCGTCGGCGACCTGACCGACGCCGAGGTGGCCGAGCGCGTGGCCCCGCCCGAGGGCGGCGACGCGGCGGCGACCGCCGCGGCGTGGCTGGAGACGCTCGACCGCCATCGGCGGGCGATCCGGATGCGGATCGGCGGCGAGCTGCGGTGGATCGCCGCGGACGACGCCGGCCTGTACCGCGACGCCCTCGGCGCCGTCCCGCCCGGCGGCCTGCCCGAGACGTTCCTGGCGGACGTCCCCGACCCGTACCGCCGGCTCGTCGTCCGCTACGCCGCCACGCACGGCCCGTTCGTCGACCACGAGCTGCGCGATCGCTACGGCGTCGACCCCACGCCCGTCCTGCGCGAGCTGCTGCGCGAGGACCTGCTCGTGCGCGGCGAGATCCGCCCCGGCGGGACCGAGACGGAGCACTGCGATCCCGAGGTGCTGCGGCGCCTGCGGCGGATGTCGCTCGCCGTCCTGCGGCAGGAGATCGAGCCCGTCGACCCGCGGGCGCTCGTCCCGTTCTCGCTCACGTGGCAGGGCATCGACCGCTACCGCCCCGCCGGCGCGGGCCCCGACCGCCTGCGCGAGGCGCTCGTCCCCCTGCAGGGCCTGGCGCTGCCGGTCGAGCTGTGGGAGAACGAGGTGCTGCCGCGGCGCCTGGGCGCCTACTCGCCCGCGTGGCTCGACGGGCTGTGCGCGTCCGGCGAGGTCGTGTGGGTGGGGGCCGGCGCGCTCGGCCGGTCCGCGGGAAAGGTGGCGCTGTACTTCCGCGAGGACATCGCCGCGATCGGGCCGCCGATGGGCCGGGCGGTCCGCGATCCGTCGCTCTCGCTGCCCGCCGCCGGGGCGCCGGGCGTGCGGCCCACGCGGGACGCCGAGACGGGGCCGTCCGGGCCGGCGCACGAAGCGCTGCGCGCGTTGCTGGCGACGCGGCCCGCGTTCTTCGCCGAGATGCTGGGGGCGCTGCCCGAGCACGCCGAGCACCTGCGCGACGCGCTGTGGGACCTGGTGTGGGCGGGCGAGGTGACGTGCGACGTCTTCGCGCCGCTGCGGGCCGGCCGCGCGGGGATGAAGGCCGCGGCGCCTCGCGCGACCACGACCGCCCGCTCGCGCGGCGCCCGCCGCAGGTTCGGCCCGCGCGCCGCGACGGCACCGTCCGCTACGCAGGGCCGCTTCTCGCTCACCGCCCCGCTGTTCGCGCCGCTCGGCGACGCCGTCGACGATCCGGGGCAGCGCCGCCGCGTGATCGCCGAGCTGCTGCTCGAGCGGCACGGCATCGTCACGCGCGAGCACGTGCGCGCCGAGGGCATCTCGGGCGGCTTCTCCACGCTCTACGACTCGTTCGGGGCGCTCGAGACGCTGGGCGTCTGCCGCCGCGGCTACTTCGTCGAAGGCCTCGGCGGCGCGCAGTTCGCGCTGCCCGGCGCGGTCGAGCGGCTGCGCGGCCAGTCCGTGCCGACGCGGGGGCCGGGCGGCGAGGTGAGTGCGCTCGACGCCGCCGGGCAGCCGCTTCCGGCGACGACGCTCGACGCGACGGACCCCGCGCAGCCGTACGGCACGCTGCTGCGCTGGCCCGAGGTGCCGGACGAGGCGCCCGACGCCTTCCCGCGCCGCCCCGCCACCGCGACGACGCCGCACCCGCAGCGGTCGCTCGGCGCCCGCGTCGTCGTCGTCGGCCCCGACCCGGTCCTGTTCTGCGACCGCTCCGGCAAGTCGCTGCAGACCCTCGTCGCCTACGACGACCCGCGGCTGCCGGTGGCGTTCGCGGCGCTCGTCGAGGCGGTCTCCACCGGCAAGGCGGGCGGGCTGCCGCGCAAGGGCCTGCAGCTCGAACGGATCGACGGGCTCGAGGTCATCGGCCACCCGCTCGAGGGCCTGCTGCCCGCGGCCGGGTTCCGCGCCGCGCCGACGAAGTACCTGGCGCGGGCGTAG
- a CDS encoding RNA polymerase sigma factor produces MAPRPRTDAALLASDDPADFGAFYARHLNVVTAYVGRRAARPDQTFDLVAETFARALARRRQFDATRGPAIAWLLGIARNLLIDSARAGRIAADARERLRMEPVVLDDPRLAAIDRRTGLDLDAVLGTLPADQREAVRRRVLEDEPYAAIAASVGCSEHVVRQRVSRGLSTLRRTIEDPT; encoded by the coding sequence ATGGCCCCGAGACCACGCACCGACGCGGCGCTGCTGGCGAGCGACGATCCGGCAGACTTCGGGGCCTTCTACGCGCGGCACCTGAATGTCGTCACCGCGTACGTCGGGCGCCGAGCCGCGCGGCCGGACCAGACGTTCGACCTGGTCGCCGAGACGTTCGCGCGGGCCCTGGCCCGCCGTCGGCAGTTCGACGCGACGCGCGGCCCGGCGATCGCCTGGCTGCTGGGCATCGCGCGCAACCTGCTGATCGACAGCGCCCGCGCCGGGCGCATCGCCGCCGACGCCCGCGAGCGGCTGCGCATGGAGCCCGTGGTGCTGGACGACCCGCGCCTGGCGGCGATCGACCGCCGGACCGGCCTCGACCTCGACGCCGTCCTGGGCACGCTGCCGGCCGACCAGCGCGAGGCGGTGCGCCGACGCGTGCTCGAGGACGAGCCGTACGCCGCCATCGCCGCGAGCGTCGGGTGCTCCGAGCACGTCGTCCGCCAGCGCGTCTCGCGTGGGCTCTCCACCCTCCGCCGCACGATCGAGGATCCGACATGA
- a CDS encoding alpha/beta fold hydrolase produces the protein MLPPRRLLLPAVLAAALAAPATAAAEHVTVRSFDGTAIDADFQPAPGLKPGQRAPTIVMTHGFGATRETVDLPGGASALGQVGASAFRAHGYNTLTFDSRGFGRSGGEVQLDSPDFEGRDVSALLDWLAGRPEAQLDGAGDPRVGMHGASYGGGVQWAAASRDRRIDALAPAISWTSLVQALGRDGRLKLGWGLPLVGLGIPSSTALGVFAPQGLELGGFPLELTSLALQAAVTGRSGPALTGYLRARSTGDAIANVRAPSLILQGTADTLFSPSQSLDMRRLLRTARTPTKVLWFCGGHGVCRTGNAIGDRIEPRVLAWMDRWLRGDRGADVGPGFEWVADDGKVRSAADFPLRRAGTITASGSGSLPITPLSTVQGLVIAAAPAVNAVAVDVPRQDGEADVVGEPVVRLRYRGTAVPGDTHLYAQLVDRDRGVVVGNQATPIPVTLDGQEHEVETRLEAVAMRVTPSSRYRLQITDGSNVYGLTLSAGAVDLRDVRLELPVGDAAGTPADADAVAPAGGGGGAGAGAGAGGAAAAGKATTRRLRLSALRRSGVRIRGTRPGGKAVRVRLTVRPSVARSLRLRSRTLATTTIRRGTPTWSRTVRVPVKVTKALRRRAKTSVAVTVSSGTVTPGRLVVRR, from the coding sequence GTGCTCCCCCCACGCCGCCTCCTCCTGCCCGCCGTCCTCGCCGCCGCCCTGGCCGCGCCGGCCACCGCCGCCGCCGAGCACGTCACCGTCCGCTCGTTCGACGGCACCGCGATCGACGCCGACTTCCAGCCCGCGCCGGGCCTGAAGCCGGGCCAGCGCGCGCCGACGATCGTCATGACGCACGGGTTCGGCGCCACCCGCGAGACGGTCGACCTGCCGGGCGGCGCGTCGGCGCTCGGCCAGGTCGGCGCGTCCGCGTTCCGGGCGCACGGCTACAACACGCTCACGTTCGACTCGCGCGGGTTCGGTCGCTCGGGCGGCGAGGTGCAGCTGGACTCGCCGGACTTCGAGGGGCGCGACGTCTCCGCGCTGCTCGACTGGCTGGCGGGGCGGCCCGAGGCGCAGCTCGACGGCGCCGGCGATCCGCGCGTGGGCATGCACGGCGCGTCGTACGGCGGCGGCGTGCAATGGGCCGCGGCCTCGCGCGATCGCCGCATCGACGCGCTCGCGCCGGCGATCTCGTGGACGTCCCTGGTGCAGGCGCTCGGTCGCGACGGCCGACTCAAGCTCGGCTGGGGCCTGCCGCTCGTCGGCCTGGGGATCCCCAGCTCGACCGCGCTCGGCGTCTTCGCGCCGCAGGGGCTGGAGCTGGGCGGCTTCCCGCTCGAGCTGACGTCGCTCGCGCTGCAGGCGGCGGTCACGGGGCGCAGCGGCCCGGCGCTCACGGGGTACCTGCGGGCGCGGTCGACGGGCGACGCGATCGCCAACGTCCGCGCGCCGTCGCTGATCCTGCAGGGCACCGCCGACACGCTCTTCTCGCCGAGCCAGTCGCTCGACATGCGGCGGCTGCTGCGCACGGCCCGCACGCCGACGAAGGTGCTGTGGTTCTGCGGCGGCCACGGCGTGTGCCGCACGGGGAACGCGATCGGCGACCGGATCGAGCCGCGGGTCCTGGCGTGGATGGACCGCTGGCTGCGCGGCGACCGCGGCGCCGACGTCGGCCCGGGCTTCGAGTGGGTGGCGGACGACGGGAAGGTGCGGTCCGCCGCCGACTTCCCGCTCCGGCGTGCCGGGACGATCACCGCCTCCGGATCCGGCAGCCTGCCGATCACGCCGCTCTCGACGGTGCAGGGGCTGGTGATCGCGGCCGCGCCGGCCGTGAACGCCGTGGCGGTCGACGTGCCGCGGCAGGACGGCGAGGCGGACGTCGTCGGCGAGCCGGTCGTCCGGCTGCGGTACCGCGGCACGGCGGTGCCCGGAGACACGCACCTCTACGCCCAGCTCGTCGACCGGGACCGCGGCGTCGTCGTCGGCAACCAGGCCACGCCGATCCCCGTGACGCTCGACGGGCAGGAGCACGAGGTCGAGACCCGGCTGGAGGCCGTCGCGATGCGCGTGACGCCGTCGAGCCGCTACCGCCTGCAGATCACCGACGGCTCGAACGTCTACGGCCTGACGCTCTCGGCCGGCGCGGTCGACCTGCGCGACGTGCGGCTGGAGCTGCCCGTGGGCGACGCGGCCGGGACGCCGGCGGACGCGGACGCCGTGGCCCCGGCGGGTGGCGGAGGTGGCGCGGGGGCCGGTGCGGGCGCCGGCGGTGCAGCGGCGGCGGGCAAGGCGACGACCCGGCGGCTGCGCCTGTCCGCGCTGCGACGGAGCGGCGTGCGGATCCGCGGCACGCGGCCGGGCGGCAAGGCGGTGCGCGTGCGGCTGACGGTGCGGCCGTCCGTCGCGCGGTCCCTGCGCCTGCGCTCCCGCACGCTGGCGACCACGACGATCCGCCGCGGCACGCCGACCTGGTCGCGGACGGTCCGCGTGCCGGTGAAGGTCACCAAGGCGCTGCGGCGGCGGGCGAAGACGAGCGTCGCGGTGACGGTGAGCTCCGGGACGGTGACGCCCGGGCGGCTGGTGGTGCGGCGGTAG
- a CDS encoding cobalt-precorrin-6A reductase has protein sequence MTGAQPAPGAAPVLVLGGTTEGRRLAAALAAEPGLRPITSLAGRVAAPGAVAGDVRVGGFGGADELARWLVAHGIRAVVDATHPFAATISRHAAAACAVAGVPLVALRRPGWTAGPGDRWTWAADLPDAARRLPRLGRRALLAIGRQEARAFAGVTGTWCLIRAIDPPTGPLPPRHELLLARGPFALADERRLLRRRAIDVVVTKDAGGDATRAKLDAARELAVPVLIVRRPAAPDGPGITTVGSVDAAVAAVRALAP, from the coding sequence ATGACCGGCGCCCAGCCCGCCCCCGGCGCCGCGCCGGTCCTCGTCCTCGGCGGGACCACGGAGGGCCGGCGCCTGGCGGCCGCGCTCGCCGCCGAGCCCGGGCTCCGGCCGATCACGTCGCTCGCCGGCCGGGTCGCGGCGCCCGGCGCGGTGGCGGGCGACGTCCGCGTCGGCGGCTTCGGCGGCGCCGACGAGCTGGCGCGCTGGCTCGTCGCGCACGGGATCCGCGCCGTCGTCGACGCCACCCACCCGTTCGCCGCGACGATCTCGCGCCACGCGGCGGCGGCGTGCGCGGTGGCCGGCGTCCCGCTCGTCGCCCTCCGCCGCCCCGGCTGGACGGCGGGGCCCGGCGACCGGTGGACGTGGGCCGCCGACCTGCCCGACGCGGCGCGCCGGCTGCCCCGCCTCGGCCGGCGGGCGCTCCTGGCGATCGGCCGGCAGGAGGCCCGCGCGTTCGCCGGGGTGACCGGCACGTGGTGCCTGATCCGCGCGATCGACCCGCCGACGGGCCCCCTGCCTCCGCGGCACGAGCTGCTCCTGGCGCGCGGTCCGTTCGCGCTCGCGGACGAGCGACGCCTGCTGCGGCGGCGCGCCATCGACGTCGTGGTGACGAAGGACGCCGGCGGCGACGCGACGCGGGCGAAGCTCGACGCGGCGCGCGAGCTGGCCGTCCCGGTCCTGATCGTCCGCCGGCCCGCCGCGCCGGACGGTCCCGGGATCACGACCGTCGGCAGCGTGGACGCCGCCGTGGCCGCGGTGCGCGCCCTCGCCCCCTAG
- a CDS encoding Fpg/Nei family DNA glycosylase, protein MPEGDSIHHAAVRLRPVLLGGPLERVRTPSERTRPKRWDRRLAGRTVERIEARGKNLLIFFDGDLALHSHLRMTGSWAVRTVGDTWPRAPRRAWLVMGRGERDVIEFDGPFLELRTHAQVASDPRLRALGPDICVPDEVDPARILQRFRQDDPTRPVGDALLNQRSVAGIGNVWKCEACWAQRVDPTKPLAETSDEDLVAMVEWTAPRIQRTARLGTHLRPKQVYGKAGRPCPRCGTKVRQRGTGDDNRPTYWCPGCQA, encoded by the coding sequence GTGCCCGAGGGCGACTCGATCCACCACGCCGCCGTCCGGCTGCGCCCCGTGCTGCTCGGCGGCCCGCTCGAGCGCGTGCGCACCCCGAGCGAGCGGACGCGCCCCAAGCGGTGGGACCGCCGGCTGGCCGGCCGCACGGTCGAGCGCATCGAGGCGCGCGGCAAGAACCTGCTGATCTTCTTCGACGGCGACCTGGCGCTGCACAGCCACCTGCGGATGACGGGGTCGTGGGCGGTGCGGACCGTCGGCGACACGTGGCCGCGGGCGCCCCGCCGGGCGTGGCTCGTGATGGGCCGCGGCGAGCGGGACGTCATCGAGTTCGACGGGCCGTTCCTGGAGCTGCGCACCCACGCGCAGGTGGCGTCCGACCCGCGGCTGCGCGCGCTGGGCCCCGACATCTGCGTGCCGGACGAGGTCGACCCGGCGCGGATCCTGCAGCGCTTCCGCCAGGACGACCCGACGCGCCCCGTCGGCGACGCGCTGCTCAACCAGCGCAGCGTCGCGGGCATCGGCAACGTCTGGAAGTGCGAGGCCTGCTGGGCGCAGCGCGTGGACCCGACGAAGCCCCTGGCCGAGACGAGCGACGAGGACCTGGTCGCGATGGTCGAGTGGACCGCCCCGCGGATCCAGCGCACCGCCCGCCTGGGCACCCACCTGCGGCCGAAGCAGGTGTACGGCAAGGCCGGGCGCCCGTGTCCGCGCTGCGGCACGAAGGTGCGCCAGCGCGGGACCGGGGACGACAACCGGCCGACCTACTGGTGCCCGGGGTGCCAGGCGTGA
- a CDS encoding glycerophosphodiester phosphodiesterase has product MSARDEGQAAAAGAARARDDRGGPDPTRSAGGPSPAATAAWPGVAARREGRTLRTGHMGCHAVVPGNTIASIERAAELGVDVVEFDALPDADGVLRLAHDPLDLAARPDAPTLDDALDRLREPDLAPLGINLDAKAVGHEDAIAAALRARGMTDRVLVSTMEVATLGRLRRIAPEIRLGWSVPRVTRDWWSSRARRPAALAFLVAARRALPPRLVRALQAGRVDAVMAHWSLVTPAFARAVLPHGELHVWTVDDAARADALRALGVTGVTSNDPRLLRWGGGT; this is encoded by the coding sequence GTGAGCGCGCGAGATGAGGGGCAGGCGGCGGCCGCCGGGGCGGCCCGCGCCCGGGACGACCGCGGTGGACCGGACCCGACCCGGTCCGCCGGCGGACCGTCCCCGGCGGCCACCGCGGCGTGGCCGGGCGTCGCCGCGCGCCGCGAGGGCCGCACGCTGCGCACGGGGCACATGGGCTGCCACGCGGTCGTCCCGGGCAACACGATCGCCAGCATCGAACGCGCCGCCGAGCTGGGCGTCGACGTCGTCGAGTTCGACGCGCTGCCCGACGCCGACGGCGTGCTGCGGCTGGCGCACGACCCGCTCGACCTGGCGGCGCGCCCCGACGCGCCGACGCTCGACGACGCTCTCGACCGCCTGCGCGAGCCGGACCTGGCGCCCCTGGGGATCAACCTCGACGCGAAGGCGGTCGGGCACGAGGACGCGATCGCGGCGGCGCTGCGCGCCCGCGGCATGACGGACCGCGTGCTCGTCTCGACGATGGAGGTCGCGACGCTCGGCCGCCTGCGCCGGATCGCGCCCGAGATCCGCCTGGGCTGGTCCGTCCCGCGCGTGACCCGGGACTGGTGGAGCTCGCGCGCCCGTCGCCCCGCCGCGCTCGCCTTCCTCGTCGCCGCCCGCCGGGCGCTGCCGCCGCGCCTGGTGCGGGCGCTGCAGGCGGGACGGGTCGACGCGGTGATGGCGCACTGGTCGCTCGTCACGCCGGCGTTCGCGCGGGCGGTGCTCCCGCACGGCGAGCTGCACGTCTGGACCGTCGACGACGCGGCGCGGGCCGACGCGCTCCGGGCGCTCGGGGTCACGGGCGTGACGTCGAACGACCCGCGCCTGCTGCGCTGGGGCGGCGGGACCTAG
- a CDS encoding RNA polymerase sigma factor, which yields MSETATATLPPAMTRSAPLDVDALYRSCADELFAYACTVVRDRSAAEEVVAVTFERALARRGRFDPRRGSPRAWLFGIARHAAVDELRRRGRTATWTHDPPDAAVPDPAEAVAERDEAQRRRAVVAAAIDRLPGRDRELVALKFHAGLGNAEIAAVLGISATNAGSRLHRVLTTLREACRAAS from the coding sequence ATGAGCGAGACAGCGACAGCCACGCTGCCGCCGGCCATGACCCGCTCCGCGCCCCTCGACGTCGACGCGCTCTACCGCTCCTGCGCGGACGAGCTGTTCGCCTACGCGTGCACGGTGGTGCGGGACCGGTCGGCCGCCGAGGAGGTCGTGGCGGTGACGTTCGAGCGCGCGCTGGCGCGGCGAGGACGCTTCGACCCCCGGCGGGGCAGCCCCCGCGCGTGGCTGTTCGGCATCGCCCGCCACGCGGCCGTCGACGAGCTGCGCCGCCGCGGCCGCACCGCGACCTGGACCCACGACCCACCCGACGCGGCCGTGCCGGACCCCGCCGAGGCGGTGGCCGAGCGGGACGAGGCGCAGCGCCGCCGCGCCGTCGTGGCCGCCGCCATCGACCGCCTGCCGGGCCGCGACCGCGAGCTCGTCGCGCTGAAGTTCCACGCCGGCCTGGGCAACGCGGAGATCGCCGCGGTGCTCGGGATCTCGGCGACGAACGCGGGCAGCCGCCTGCACCGCGTCCTGACGACCCTGAGGGAGGCGTGCCGTGCTGCGTCGTGA